The following proteins come from a genomic window of Edaphobacter sp. 4G125:
- a CDS encoding YbhB/YbcL family Raf kinase inhibitor-like protein has product MQLTSNSFKDGELIPGEFCFAIESAENHIALSANRNPHLAWSAAPAGTESFALIVHDPDVSSKGDDVNKEGREVSSDLLRVNFYHWLLIDIPASVGEIAAGSQSNGVTPHGKRGPAAPGGMRHGINHYTQWFASDPQMEGDYFGYDGPCPPWNDSIMHHYVFTLYALDTKALEVDGELTSENILAAIQGHVLSKASLTGKYSLNPRINRN; this is encoded by the coding sequence ATGCAGTTGACGAGTAATAGTTTCAAAGATGGTGAATTGATTCCGGGTGAGTTTTGTTTCGCTATCGAAAGCGCGGAGAATCATATTGCACTCAGCGCGAACCGAAATCCCCATCTTGCATGGTCGGCTGCTCCAGCAGGGACTGAATCCTTTGCTCTGATCGTTCACGATCCTGATGTGTCTAGTAAGGGAGATGATGTAAACAAAGAGGGAAGAGAAGTTTCATCAGACCTTCTCCGCGTGAACTTCTATCACTGGTTATTAATCGACATCCCGGCATCCGTGGGCGAGATCGCTGCAGGAAGCCAGAGCAATGGGGTTACTCCCCATGGGAAGCGTGGCCCGGCAGCTCCCGGCGGGATGCGGCATGGGATCAATCACTACACCCAATGGTTTGCAAGTGACCCGCAGATGGAAGGGGATTACTTTGGCTATGATGGACCCTGCCCTCCCTGGAATGATTCCATCATGCACCACTACGTCTTTACGTTATATGCTCTGGACACAAAAGCGCTGGAGGTAGACGGTGAACTGACATCGGAGAATATTTTGGCAGCGATACAGGGGCATGTTTTGTCCAAAGCGAGCCTGACTGGGAAGTATTCGCTGAATCCCAGGATCAATCGAAATTGA
- a CDS encoding ABC transporter ATP-binding protein, with product MPSIGPASFGAPGLKAADRPSRSTRSSVDTPTRQKPNLQRVLPEMWKLMKPRALLLGGSFLLMVINRASGLILPGSARYLIDNVVGKHLVNQLPIIIGVVVAATIVQGITSYTLTQLLSKEGQRLIAELRIKAQQHVGSLPVAFYDANRTGALVARIMTDVEGVRNLIGTGIIDFLGGLLTALFAFGYLIHLSVQMTLVTFAILVIFGLILQRAFKTIRPIFRERAKINSEVTGRLTESLGGVRVIKGYHAEESEAETFALGAHRLLANVISSLTAQSLMSLASTVVLGLVGALVMYLGAHQMIGGKLTTGGYVTYVMFLAFMIAPIVQLVSIGTQLTEAAAGLDRTIELLGEKTEDADPRRTNELESLRGEVVFRDVTFAYEPDKTVLHGISFESHPGSVTALVGSSGSGKSTIISLVCAFHTATTGQVLVDGVDLATVRLPSYRSQLGVVLQETFLFDGTIRENILFSHPAATKEEFLNACRIARVDEFAERFSDGYETIVGERGVKLSGGQRQRLSIARAILADPRILILDEATSSLDSESEAMIQAGLNHLMQGRTTFVIAHRLSTIRRADQILVVEQGDIVERGTHEALYAMGGRYYDLYTRQHGLESNLFLAPGEGDKVEEPETSEV from the coding sequence ATGCCTTCTATCGGACCTGCCAGCTTCGGAGCGCCAGGACTAAAAGCTGCCGACCGCCCGTCGAGAAGCACACGAAGTTCCGTCGATACACCTACCCGTCAAAAACCGAATCTGCAGAGAGTGCTTCCTGAGATGTGGAAGCTGATGAAGCCGCGCGCGCTACTGCTAGGTGGCAGTTTCCTGCTCATGGTCATCAATCGTGCGAGCGGACTGATCCTTCCTGGTTCTGCGCGATATCTGATCGATAACGTGGTAGGAAAACACCTGGTCAACCAGTTGCCAATCATTATCGGTGTGGTTGTGGCAGCGACTATTGTGCAGGGTATTACTTCTTACACTCTCACCCAGCTTCTTTCCAAGGAAGGGCAGCGACTAATAGCTGAACTACGCATCAAGGCACAACAGCATGTTGGAAGTCTTCCAGTTGCGTTTTATGACGCCAACCGCACCGGTGCTCTGGTGGCCCGCATTATGACTGATGTTGAAGGTGTCCGGAACCTGATCGGAACTGGCATCATCGATTTCCTTGGCGGCCTTCTTACGGCGTTATTTGCCTTTGGTTATCTCATTCACCTTAGCGTACAGATGACGCTGGTGACGTTTGCCATCCTTGTGATCTTTGGCTTGATTCTGCAACGGGCTTTTAAGACGATTCGTCCCATCTTTCGTGAGAGAGCCAAGATCAACTCCGAAGTGACGGGAAGGCTAACGGAATCACTGGGGGGGGTGCGCGTGATTAAGGGTTATCACGCAGAAGAGAGTGAAGCGGAAACGTTTGCCTTAGGGGCACATCGACTTTTGGCCAATGTGATCTCGTCTCTGACGGCGCAGTCGCTGATGTCGCTGGCCTCCACGGTCGTACTCGGCCTTGTTGGCGCTCTGGTGATGTATCTGGGAGCCCATCAGATGATTGGAGGCAAGCTCACAACTGGTGGTTATGTCACTTATGTAATGTTCTTAGCGTTTATGATTGCACCCATCGTGCAGTTGGTTTCCATCGGAACGCAATTGACAGAGGCTGCTGCTGGACTAGATCGTACTATCGAACTACTCGGAGAAAAGACCGAAGATGCAGATCCTCGCCGTACAAATGAACTTGAGTCATTGCGGGGAGAGGTCGTTTTTCGAGACGTGACGTTTGCGTATGAGCCGGATAAAACAGTGCTGCACGGTATCAGCTTTGAGTCGCACCCAGGGAGCGTTACCGCACTGGTGGGTTCATCTGGTTCAGGTAAGTCGACGATTATCTCCCTTGTCTGTGCTTTTCATACCGCTACGACAGGGCAGGTCCTGGTCGATGGTGTGGATCTCGCTACAGTCCGCTTGCCAAGCTACAGGAGTCAGTTGGGTGTTGTATTGCAGGAGACTTTTCTATTTGATGGAACGATTCGTGAAAACATTCTGTTTTCGCATCCTGCAGCTACCAAAGAGGAGTTCCTGAATGCTTGTCGTATTGCCCGCGTGGATGAGTTCGCAGAACGATTCTCGGATGGCTACGAGACGATCGTAGGTGAACGTGGTGTGAAGCTTTCTGGCGGGCAACGGCAACGACTTTCGATTGCACGAGCAATCCTGGCAGATCCTCGCATTCTGATTCTGGACGAGGCCACCAGTTCTCTCGACTCGGAGTCTGAAGCAATGATCCAGGCTGGCCTGAATCATCTGATGCAAGGTAGAACGACGTTCGTGATTGCCCATCGACTCTCTACGATTCGGCGAGCCGATCAGATCCTTGTCGTAGAACAAGGCGATATCGTCGAACGCGGGACGCATGAGGCGCTGTATGCAATGGGTGGCCGTTATTACGACCTATACACACGCCAACATGGGTTGGAATCGAACCTATTTCTTGCTCCCGGCGAAGGAGATAAGGTGGAGGAGCCGGAGACGTCAGAGGTCTAA
- a CDS encoding CBS domain-containing protein produces the protein MSELASTVGAVLKKKSRDIWSATPDTSVYRCMEIMAEREIGALLVMQENDLIGVISERDYARKVILQGRSSKETAASEIMSSPALCVSPEHTIGDCMLIMTRNRIRHLPVREGSKVIGVVSIGDLVNWIITEQEETIRHLEAYICSS, from the coding sequence ATGAGTGAGCTGGCATCCACAGTCGGTGCGGTTCTAAAGAAAAAATCTCGCGATATCTGGTCCGCAACTCCCGACACTTCTGTATATCGCTGCATGGAAATCATGGCCGAAAGAGAGATCGGCGCTCTTCTCGTTATGCAGGAAAACGATCTTATCGGAGTGATCTCTGAACGGGATTATGCGCGCAAAGTAATTCTTCAGGGCCGCTCCTCGAAAGAAACCGCTGCGTCTGAGATCATGAGCAGCCCAGCCTTATGCGTCTCACCCGAGCATACGATTGGAGACTGTATGCTGATCATGACAAGAAATCGCATCCGGCACCTGCCTGTCCGAGAAGGTTCCAAGGTCATTGGAGTTGTCTCCATCGGAGATCTTGTGAACTGGATCATTACCGAACAGGAAGAGACAATCCGCCATCTCGAAGCCTATATCTGTAGCAGCTGA
- a CDS encoding SCO family protein: MHRRYPVYIAFFLIAFCGIFTGCRQEGKKESSSKYPEKTFQVKGKVVSTDATHVTLDHEDVPGFMEAMTMPYKLKDPGIVGELHPGDRITATIHVQQDAAGFRDPQLDNIVIVAQARPDYKPAAQYHVPQVGDVVPDFRMLNQSAKTIHLGQFHGKVLVATFIYTRCPLADYCPRMSQNFAEIDQQLAGDDALYKKTHLLSISFDPSYDTPAVLRTYGEAYAGKHAKEAFEHWDFAAPSEKELPQVAQFFGVGITPGENQTLNHSLSTVVIGKDGKIAAWFPTNEWKPEEVVAVIKKAAAE; this comes from the coding sequence GTGCATCGAAGATATCCGGTTTATATTGCCTTTTTCCTGATTGCATTCTGCGGAATATTTACTGGCTGCCGCCAGGAAGGGAAGAAGGAATCCTCTTCTAAATATCCCGAAAAGACTTTCCAGGTAAAAGGTAAAGTCGTCAGTACCGACGCTACGCACGTGACTCTGGACCATGAGGATGTGCCCGGCTTTATGGAGGCGATGACGATGCCTTATAAGCTGAAAGATCCCGGCATCGTGGGCGAATTGCATCCCGGCGATCGCATTACCGCTACCATTCATGTTCAGCAGGATGCAGCAGGTTTTCGCGATCCGCAGTTGGATAACATCGTCATTGTTGCCCAGGCGCGACCCGACTATAAACCGGCGGCTCAATATCATGTTCCGCAGGTTGGCGATGTCGTTCCTGATTTCCGGATGTTGAATCAGAGCGCTAAAACGATCCATCTGGGGCAGTTTCATGGAAAGGTTCTGGTCGCTACGTTCATCTATACGCGCTGTCCTTTGGCCGATTACTGCCCGCGGATGAGCCAGAACTTCGCAGAGATTGACCAGCAGCTCGCAGGGGATGATGCACTGTACAAAAAGACGCATCTGCTCAGTATTAGCTTCGATCCGTCTTACGATACGCCCGCGGTGCTGCGAACGTATGGCGAGGCTTATGCGGGGAAACATGCCAAGGAGGCCTTTGAGCACTGGGATTTTGCCGCTCCCTCTGAGAAGGAACTACCGCAAGTGGCGCAATTCTTTGGCGTAGGAATTACACCAGGGGAGAACCAAACCTTGAACCATTCCCTCTCGACCGTGGTGATTGGAAAGGATGGCAAGATCGCAGCCTGGTTTCCTACCAACGAATGGAAACCGGAAGAGGTCGTTGCGGTGATCAAGAAAGCAGCTGCGGAGTAG
- a CDS encoding PD-(D/E)XK nuclease family protein has protein sequence MNILFLEDPEYNQRYMSVRQLPVELPPQVAHALDQGATLVTANQRAAHTIRYRFDLRHRAAGTLTWQPATIFSWETWVSTLWQRLLTTGKTTGLLLNRSQEHSLWRKIIALDHALPDTLRSPDSLAELAAKTWKLLAQYRGLERLRESWNNSEAKAFQRWSAEFGRQCNSQHLVARARLEDWLAKSLDATDLQSSGSIALLGFDEHTPAQQNLLRAITSMGIAIEVIDISAPGESKQLIQADNEISEITLAASWTRDLLNQRRSDAQIAVIVPSLETRRKTIDRIFREVLAPELEDIQAPNHVTPYEFSLGVPLSTTSMVRTALELLRWTIKPLSVEQMSTLLLSPFWSMQESDRNARALFDAFELRKSKLLLPEISMGWMIRAVRKSKYRANLHSLLNSLESLSHREKTFLTESKSYSSWCELIRDLLQEAQWRRIAGEDSVEFQTRQKWESALDELASLDFNAVPVLFEQALHELERITQQTLFAPESRHAPIQVMGPLEASGGSFDAIWFLGAGDLSWPVRDTPNPLLPWPLQQDLGLPGSDLKADDLRAKRTTERIAVSAPIVLFSYALELLEGKQRPSHLLHSMDLNVVSAAQIAALGPESPKIELEPFSDQMPLPTLPDRMIAGGAEVLRLQAACAFRAFAERRLGSAELREIELGMDAAERGSIVHRTLEHFWKQVETQAALKSMTRQERSRALTQSIEYGLNRVNASQDSWEQAYLDLQRARLFSLLNPWLKIELKRNPFTVKFSEESSRDLPIGPLRLNVRMDRVDRTDEGEIILDYKTGMAKSADWLDERPDEPQLPLYAVLQTTAHPEIQLADIAFAQIRAGKDMALDSYTGKTTLEKLTINHARAPLTEQLARWREDLEALAEEFYRGEAHVAPKDYPSTCAYCAQRILCRLNIAAFDEGLDEEEATDLADG, from the coding sequence ATGAACATTCTTTTCCTCGAAGATCCAGAGTATAACCAAAGATATATGAGTGTTCGTCAGCTTCCAGTGGAGTTGCCACCCCAGGTCGCCCACGCGCTGGACCAGGGGGCTACCCTTGTTACGGCAAACCAACGCGCAGCTCATACCATTCGTTATCGCTTCGATCTCCGCCATAGGGCCGCTGGAACACTCACCTGGCAACCCGCAACGATATTTTCTTGGGAGACGTGGGTTTCTACCCTCTGGCAGAGGCTGCTTACGACTGGAAAAACAACTGGGCTTTTACTGAACCGCTCCCAGGAACATAGCCTGTGGCGAAAGATCATCGCCTTGGATCATGCATTACCCGACACATTGCGCTCTCCCGATTCGTTGGCCGAACTAGCTGCGAAAACATGGAAATTACTTGCACAATACCGTGGACTCGAGCGCCTGCGGGAATCCTGGAACAACTCTGAAGCGAAGGCTTTTCAGCGCTGGTCGGCTGAGTTTGGCCGCCAGTGCAATTCGCAACATCTGGTAGCGCGGGCCCGATTAGAGGATTGGCTAGCAAAATCGCTTGATGCGACAGATCTCCAGTCTTCAGGTTCTATTGCCCTGCTGGGCTTCGATGAACATACCCCTGCCCAACAGAATCTTCTTCGTGCAATCACTTCCATGGGGATCGCCATCGAAGTAATCGACATTTCCGCTCCAGGTGAATCCAAACAACTCATACAGGCCGACAACGAAATCAGTGAGATTACCCTGGCCGCAAGCTGGACACGCGACCTTCTGAATCAAAGAAGGTCCGACGCGCAGATTGCAGTCATCGTTCCATCGCTGGAGACCCGCCGTAAGACAATCGATCGCATCTTCCGTGAAGTCCTGGCACCGGAACTCGAAGATATCCAGGCCCCAAACCATGTCACGCCTTATGAGTTTTCACTGGGCGTGCCTCTATCAACGACTTCGATGGTGCGAACGGCCCTTGAGCTCCTACGATGGACCATAAAACCCCTCTCAGTCGAACAGATGAGCACGCTGCTCCTCTCCCCTTTTTGGTCAATGCAGGAATCGGACCGTAATGCACGTGCACTCTTCGACGCATTCGAACTTCGCAAATCGAAGCTGTTGCTTCCAGAGATTTCAATGGGATGGATGATCAGGGCTGTTCGAAAATCCAAGTACAGGGCAAATCTACATTCCTTGCTGAACTCTCTGGAATCATTAAGTCATCGCGAAAAAACCTTCCTTACAGAATCGAAATCGTACAGTTCCTGGTGTGAGCTCATTCGTGATCTGCTACAGGAAGCTCAATGGAGAAGAATCGCCGGAGAAGACAGCGTCGAATTTCAAACCCGTCAGAAGTGGGAGAGCGCACTGGACGAGCTTGCCTCGTTGGATTTCAATGCGGTACCAGTACTTTTTGAACAAGCTCTCCATGAGTTAGAGCGCATCACACAACAAACCTTGTTCGCACCTGAATCGCGTCACGCGCCAATCCAGGTGATGGGACCTTTGGAAGCCTCCGGCGGCAGCTTCGACGCAATCTGGTTTCTCGGTGCAGGCGATCTTAGCTGGCCCGTGCGCGACACACCAAACCCTTTACTTCCCTGGCCACTTCAACAGGATCTGGGCCTTCCTGGCTCTGATCTGAAGGCAGATGATCTCCGCGCCAAGCGCACCACAGAACGGATTGCCGTCAGCGCTCCCATCGTTCTATTCAGCTATGCGCTCGAATTATTGGAAGGCAAACAAAGACCATCGCATCTTTTACACTCGATGGATCTCAACGTCGTTTCTGCGGCACAAATTGCTGCTCTTGGACCCGAATCCCCCAAAATCGAACTTGAACCCTTTTCTGACCAGATGCCTCTGCCCACGTTGCCCGATCGAATGATCGCGGGAGGCGCCGAGGTGCTCAGACTGCAAGCGGCATGCGCCTTTCGTGCCTTTGCAGAACGCCGCCTCGGCTCAGCAGAACTTCGTGAGATCGAACTTGGAATGGACGCAGCCGAACGTGGCAGCATCGTGCATCGCACACTTGAGCATTTCTGGAAGCAGGTGGAAACGCAAGCGGCCTTGAAGTCAATGACTCGTCAGGAACGCTCCCGCGCCCTTACGCAATCGATCGAATATGGCCTTAATCGCGTCAATGCAAGTCAGGACTCTTGGGAGCAGGCTTATCTCGACCTGCAGCGAGCCCGGTTATTCTCCTTACTGAACCCATGGCTCAAGATCGAACTGAAGCGCAATCCTTTCACCGTAAAATTCAGCGAAGAGTCATCGCGGGACTTGCCCATTGGCCCATTACGCTTGAATGTACGGATGGATCGGGTGGACAGAACGGACGAGGGTGAGATCATTCTCGATTACAAGACTGGTATGGCAAAATCTGCTGACTGGCTGGATGAACGGCCTGATGAGCCTCAGCTTCCCTTGTATGCAGTGCTCCAGACGACCGCGCATCCGGAGATACAACTCGCCGACATCGCCTTTGCGCAAATCCGCGCGGGGAAAGATATGGCTCTCGATAGCTATACCGGCAAAACAACGCTGGAGAAGTTAACGATCAATCACGCTCGCGCTCCATTGACAGAACAGCTGGCGAGATGGCGCGAAGATCTTGAGGCTTTAGCCGAGGAGTTTTACCGCGGCGAAGCGCACGTTGCCCCCAAAGACTATCCATCAACCTGCGCTTATTGCGCACAACGAATTTTGTGCCGCTTGAATATTGCGGCCTTCGATGAGGGCTTGGATGAAGAAGAGGCCACCGACCTCGCAGATGGGTGA
- a CDS encoding UvrD-helicase domain-containing protein, with protein sequence MKKRPPTSQMGELFVFPLEPEEQELSSLDPPDRLERERALDITRSWIVEAPAGSGKTGLLIQRYLKLLGLPEVEQPEQVLAITFTLKAAGEIRERILKQLELASSPGQPQTGFERETRAFALTVLERDRKLGWGLLEHSRRLNIRTIDSVCAEIARSLPILSGSGSLSPSEDASSLYKLAAERTLMQLGRKDAALSNALRLVLLHRDGNLAQVQDLLAEMLSLRDQWARLIPLGPQLQDEAFLDGPVLQQIERTLEEAICIELAKLADIFPSMLLQDLASIAGELGNNPSTNDDASPIRICANVYHAPAKAATDLDHWKAIAHLLLKKDDQWRSRFSRTDLRFEIDKVQAARLKEIVDQLQHRDDLREALKTVRTLPPPKYPEEQWKVAKALFRVLYRALAELQLVFSERGECDFIEPSLLARAALRRDGVAFETAIGTKLQHLLVDEMQDTSTSQYELIQLLTQGWDGHSQTVFLVGDPKQSIYLFRQARVEGFIRTMQQQCLGDLKLGTLRLTANFRSQRRLVEAFNVDFSHIFPHAIEAEHLEEAPYLPANPVRSPSEAVNSIVWHTQVISSGSSRDQKRSFRKRLLRIEAEEVRHIIEQWQSRPLPPDRSTPWKIAVLVRNREHLSRIIAELKHDRTSLPIPFRAVNIEPLAERPEILDLFALTRALLHPADRIAWLAVLRAPWCGLELADLHELIGGNEAQFSDTTIAECILHRSQSLSPEAQERVARVWPVLDSAIKLHSRLPLSEWIERTWRSLGGDAHLIPEQKTNARMYFELLDELEQRGTFSLRQLHTRLKSLFAESLASPGAVDLMTIHGAKGLEWDVVLVPGLERKSRNNRSRLLNWNEMISSNEDAARILLAPIIAKGAASESLNLWLHRIQRSREQAEYKRLFYVACTRAREELHLFASPEQKQNGEILQNYGSLLQAAWPAAESHFVDSHVQSKPLVAPVIPLPISEDSLVLPTLAASDAETNTSLLYRLPLSFAPASRFSTKGTARPAVPAFFPSMFQRPEGSFEARALGNATHLFLELLAQQLATGTIPQDLLEQLSGWSPRILAVVRSFGLSPRDVDRIAKQVHDALLLTLRDPAGLWVLGTHKEGFSERALIAWNEERSSVRLDRIFQAGAEPFAPGSDYLWIVDYKTTQYSGSDREQFFSHEREKYAPQLHAYTRILGNSKDSNRVRLGLYYPMLPGLTWWIPDGE encoded by the coding sequence ATGAAGAAGAGGCCACCGACCTCGCAGATGGGTGAACTATTTGTTTTCCCTTTAGAGCCGGAAGAACAGGAGCTTTCCTCGCTTGATCCACCAGATCGGTTGGAGCGCGAACGTGCGCTCGACATCACGCGATCATGGATTGTAGAAGCTCCGGCTGGATCGGGAAAAACCGGTCTATTGATTCAACGTTATCTCAAGCTATTAGGCTTGCCGGAAGTTGAGCAGCCGGAGCAAGTGCTCGCCATTACCTTTACGCTCAAAGCCGCCGGCGAGATTCGGGAACGCATTCTTAAGCAACTCGAATTGGCCTCTAGTCCAGGCCAACCCCAAACTGGCTTTGAACGCGAAACCAGGGCATTTGCCCTTACGGTGTTGGAGCGCGACCGCAAACTGGGTTGGGGACTTCTCGAACATTCCCGCCGGCTGAATATTCGCACGATCGACTCTGTTTGCGCAGAGATTGCGCGGAGCTTGCCGATTCTGTCTGGGAGTGGCTCTCTCTCTCCCTCAGAAGATGCCTCGTCTCTTTACAAGCTGGCTGCGGAGCGCACACTTATGCAGCTTGGTCGCAAAGATGCCGCGTTGAGTAATGCTCTACGGTTGGTGCTTTTGCATCGAGATGGAAACCTTGCACAGGTGCAAGATCTTCTGGCAGAGATGCTCTCCCTGCGTGACCAATGGGCCCGTTTGATCCCGCTTGGTCCCCAGCTTCAAGACGAAGCATTCCTCGATGGCCCCGTACTTCAGCAGATCGAACGGACTCTTGAGGAAGCCATCTGCATCGAACTCGCGAAGCTCGCCGACATCTTCCCTTCCATGCTTTTGCAAGACCTGGCGTCGATTGCAGGTGAGTTAGGAAACAACCCGAGCACCAATGACGATGCTTCTCCCATCCGCATCTGTGCCAACGTTTACCATGCTCCTGCAAAAGCCGCCACCGATCTCGATCATTGGAAAGCAATAGCGCATCTTCTACTAAAGAAAGATGACCAGTGGCGCTCAAGATTTTCTCGGACCGATCTTCGCTTCGAGATCGATAAAGTTCAGGCCGCGCGTCTCAAAGAGATCGTCGATCAGCTTCAACATCGAGATGATCTCCGGGAGGCGCTTAAGACCGTCAGGACATTACCTCCGCCCAAGTACCCCGAAGAACAATGGAAGGTCGCCAAAGCACTCTTTCGCGTTCTCTACCGTGCACTCGCTGAACTTCAACTTGTCTTTTCCGAACGCGGAGAATGTGACTTTATTGAGCCCAGCTTGCTCGCACGCGCTGCTCTTCGCAGAGATGGCGTAGCCTTCGAGACCGCAATAGGAACAAAGCTACAACATCTTCTCGTGGACGAGATGCAGGATACGTCCACCAGCCAGTACGAGCTCATTCAACTTCTTACCCAGGGATGGGATGGTCACTCTCAGACGGTGTTTCTGGTCGGTGATCCAAAGCAATCCATCTATCTCTTCCGGCAGGCGCGTGTAGAAGGATTCATCCGTACCATGCAGCAACAGTGTCTGGGCGATCTCAAGCTCGGCACTCTACGGCTCACGGCAAACTTCCGTTCGCAACGCAGACTGGTGGAAGCATTCAATGTGGATTTCTCACACATCTTTCCACATGCGATCGAAGCAGAGCATCTTGAGGAAGCGCCGTATCTCCCAGCCAATCCCGTCCGTTCACCTTCCGAAGCCGTGAACAGTATCGTGTGGCACACGCAAGTCATCTCGTCGGGCAGTAGTCGCGATCAGAAACGTAGCTTCCGCAAGCGGTTGTTAAGAATCGAAGCAGAGGAAGTCCGGCACATCATTGAGCAATGGCAGAGCCGACCGCTCCCACCAGATCGCTCCACACCATGGAAAATCGCGGTTCTGGTGCGTAACCGGGAACATCTCTCCCGCATTATCGCCGAGCTAAAACACGATCGGACCTCACTACCCATTCCCTTCCGTGCGGTCAACATCGAGCCCCTTGCCGAACGACCGGAGATCCTGGATCTCTTCGCCCTGACACGGGCGCTTCTTCACCCGGCAGATCGAATTGCATGGCTGGCCGTTCTTCGCGCGCCCTGGTGCGGGCTCGAGCTCGCCGACTTACATGAACTGATCGGCGGAAACGAAGCACAGTTTTCCGATACGACAATCGCAGAATGTATTCTGCATCGCAGTCAGTCTCTTAGCCCTGAGGCGCAAGAGCGCGTTGCCAGAGTGTGGCCTGTATTGGACTCTGCGATCAAGCTGCATTCCCGTCTTCCTCTGTCGGAATGGATAGAGCGGACATGGCGCTCTCTCGGTGGCGATGCTCACCTAATTCCTGAGCAGAAAACCAATGCCAGAATGTACTTCGAGTTGCTGGATGAACTGGAACAACGCGGCACCTTTAGCCTTCGTCAGTTGCATACACGACTCAAATCGCTCTTCGCTGAATCGCTTGCCTCTCCGGGAGCAGTTGATCTGATGACAATTCATGGCGCAAAAGGACTTGAATGGGATGTTGTCCTCGTGCCTGGACTCGAACGGAAGAGTCGCAATAATCGCAGCAGACTGCTCAATTGGAACGAGATGATCTCTTCGAACGAAGACGCTGCGCGGATTCTCCTGGCTCCAATCATCGCTAAGGGGGCGGCTTCCGAATCTCTCAATCTCTGGCTTCATCGAATCCAGCGCTCGCGCGAGCAGGCTGAATACAAACGACTGTTTTATGTTGCTTGTACACGCGCTCGGGAAGAACTACATCTGTTTGCTTCGCCCGAACAAAAGCAGAATGGAGAAATTCTGCAAAACTACGGAAGCCTACTCCAGGCTGCATGGCCAGCCGCAGAATCTCACTTCGTCGATTCCCATGTTCAGTCCAAGCCGTTGGTCGCCCCGGTAATCCCTCTACCCATCTCAGAGGATAGTCTCGTCTTGCCGACCCTTGCCGCATCCGATGCCGAAACAAACACCTCTCTGCTTTACCGACTACCTTTGTCCTTTGCTCCCGCAAGCCGCTTCTCCACAAAAGGAACGGCTAGGCCTGCGGTGCCCGCTTTCTTCCCCTCTATGTTTCAACGACCAGAAGGATCCTTTGAAGCACGAGCACTTGGAAACGCAACTCATCTCTTCCTTGAATTGCTAGCGCAGCAACTCGCAACGGGTACAATTCCGCAGGACCTCCTCGAACAGCTATCCGGTTGGTCTCCTCGAATCCTGGCCGTTGTTCGTAGCTTTGGACTCTCTCCTCGCGATGTTGACCGCATAGCTAAACAGGTTCATGATGCGCTTCTTCTTACGCTTCGCGATCCTGCAGGATTATGGGTATTGGGAACGCACAAGGAAGGCTTCAGCGAACGTGCACTTATCGCGTGGAACGAAGAGCGTTCCAGTGTCCGGCTGGATCGCATCTTTCAGGCAGGAGCGGAACCCTTTGCTCCCGGAAGCGATTATCTATGGATCGTTGATTACAAAACCACGCAATATTCTGGATCAGACAGAGAGCAGTTTTTCTCCCATGAACGCGAGAAGTATGCGCCCCAGCTTCATGCTTATACCAGAATTCTGGGGAACTCTAAGGATTCCAATCGAGTTCGACTCGGCCTTTATTACCCAATGCTGCCTGGTCTTACCTGGTGGATTCCCGACGGGGAATAA
- the phoU gene encoding phosphate signaling complex protein PhoU, whose translation MRVKFHQSLDDLKERLLVMAGMAEQAIQRSIEAYRTRDMSICELVLHSEPAINRLEREIDQMALDLLAMEQPMAIDLRFILSVIRINADLERVGDQAVNIAIRVREMGAFANIDLPVDIPKLAELASAMVRKALQAFIEGDAEMADSVFEMDDQVDKMNDAAYYALSSLIKEKPELTPQSLNALIIARNLERVGDHATNIAEDVIFWVRGADVRHHAASA comes from the coding sequence ATGCGGGTGAAGTTTCATCAGAGCCTGGACGATTTGAAAGAGCGTCTGCTGGTAATGGCAGGAATGGCTGAGCAGGCAATTCAGCGCTCGATCGAGGCGTACCGCACACGCGATATGAGCATCTGCGAACTGGTGCTGCACTCGGAGCCTGCAATCAATCGCCTGGAGCGCGAGATCGACCAGATGGCGCTAGACCTGCTGGCAATGGAGCAGCCGATGGCGATTGATCTTCGGTTCATTCTTTCGGTGATTCGAATTAATGCTGATCTGGAGCGAGTCGGCGATCAAGCTGTCAATATCGCTATTCGTGTGCGTGAGATGGGGGCCTTCGCGAATATTGATCTTCCAGTGGATATTCCGAAGCTGGCGGAATTAGCTTCCGCAATGGTGCGGAAAGCGCTCCAGGCGTTTATTGAAGGTGATGCCGAGATGGCGGACTCTGTCTTCGAGATGGATGACCAAGTCGATAAGATGAATGATGCGGCCTATTACGCCTTGAGCTCCCTGATCAAAGAGAAGCCGGAGTTGACGCCTCAGTCTCTCAACGCGCTTATCATTGCTCGAAACCTGGAGCGGGTTGGGGATCATGCGACCAATATCGCAGAAGACGTGATTTTCTGGGTACGGGGCGCTGATGTTCGTCATCACGCCGCGTCTGCCTGA